In candidate division WOR-3 bacterium, the genomic stretch AAAATAGCGTTCGGAACGGTCAGGTAAGACCGTTACCACAATCTTATCTTTGCCTATTTTCTTTAACACATTAATTGCACCTAAAACATTTGCGCCTGATGAAACTCCCACCATCATGCCTGATTTCTGGCATATTTCTCTTGCCATTTTAACTGCATCAATGCTTTTTATGGGTTCACACCAGTCGATAAGATTAATATCAACTAATGCCGGAACAAAACCTGTACCGATGCCAAATATCTGATGGGGCATAGGCTTTTTACATCCAGTTAATACCGCAGATTCTTCGGGTTCTACCGCGATAATTTTACATTCAGGATTTATTTCTTTTAATTTCCTACCAACACCAGTTAAAGTGCTGCCAGTGCCTACTCCGGCGACAAAAGCATCTATTCTTTTATTTTCCATTTGCTTGCTTATTTCTTCGCCGGTGGTTTTATAATGGCAAGCAATGTCTTCAGGATTCTCAAATTGTTTAGGTAAAAATACTTTGGGATTATTGTCTGCAATTTTGCGTGTTCTGGTTAATGCACCTTGATAAAATTCTTCTTGCGGAGTAAGACATATTTCTGCGCCTAACATAGTTAATATTTTCTGTCGTTCAATACTAACATTTTCTGGCATGACTATAATACACTTATATCCTTTAACTGCACAAACCATTGCAAAACTAATACCTGTATTACCACTGGTGGCTTCAACTATTATTGAATTAGGACTTAATTCGTGTCGACTTTCTGCTTGCTCAATAACATATTTAGCAATACGGTCTTTAATACTGCCAGTTGGATTTAAGAATTCCAGTTTAGCAAAAATCCGCCAGTTTTCGTTCTCATATTTAATGTTTAATTCAATTAATGGAGTGTTGCCTATAGCATCTAATACTGTGGAGATCGGTTCGGTGCGTATGAAATTTTCTAACATAGAAACGATTATAGCCAAACATTTTCTCTCGTCAAGAGTAAATACTTCCTTTTAAATAAAATCTGTTTTAAGGTTTAACAAGGTAGAGCAATTAAAAATATATAATTTTAATAATATTATTAAGATAAAAACTATTATTATTTATTATGTGGATAACTAAAGAATACCTAAAATACATAATAAACATATATAAACTTAATCCACATCCGATAAAATCTTTTTTGTTATTTGTGGATAAGAAAGATCAAACAGACAAATTTACTTTCTTTGTAGTGGATAATTACTACATTTTCAACAAGTTTTCCACAACTTATCCACCGTTTATTAACATTAGAACCTTTTGAATTTTTTGGGCAATATCCGGGTTTGATTTTTTAAGTTCTGTTATTTTTTCAATAGCGTGAATGACTGTAGAATGGTCCTTACCACCAAAAATTGACCCGATTTCTTTAAGCGACATTCCTAATAAGGTGCGTAAAAGATACATTGCAACCTGCCTGCCTAAAGCCAAATTCGCAGTCCGCTCTTTAGATTGCAACTGTTCAACAGTAACCCCAAATTGTTTCGCAACTACATCAATGATTTTCAATGGCTTAGGTTTTTCATAGGTGATATGTAGGTCTGAAAGAACCTGTTTACAGACATCTAAGGTTAGCGGAGTATTGGTTAAGGATGCGTAGCCGGCTAAGCGAATCAAACAGCCTTCTAATTCCCGGATATTGGTTTTTATGTTTTCTGCGATAAAGTAGATGATTTCCGGGTCAATGTTTATCGATTCAGTTTTGGCTTTATTATTTAGAATGGCAATCCTTGTTTCTAAATCTGGTGGTTTTAAGTCGCAGACTAAACCTGACAATAACCGTGAAACTAAACGCTCTTCTAAGGTAGGAATTTCTCGAGGCGGTCGGTCTGAGGTGAAAACAATCTGTTTACCCATTCCCTGAAGGTAATTAAAGAGATGAAAGACTTCTTCTTGTAACCGTTCTTTGCCTTTAAGATAGTGAATATCATCAATTAATAATAAATCTAAGTTGCGGTATTTATTATTAAAGGCGAATTGGTTTCTTTCTTGGATTGATTGGATAAGGTCTAAAAAGAAGAGTTCTGCGGGCGTGTAGCAAATCTTTGCTTGGGGATTGTTATTTTTGACATAATTGCCAATAGCGTGCAAAAGGTGAGTTTTACCTAATCCCACTCCGCCATAGATAAATAGTGGATTATAAGTTTTGGCAGGTGCTGTTGCTACTGCTTTACAAGCAGCATAAGCAAATCGGTTCGATTCTCCGATAATAAAATTATCAAAGGTATATCGCTCAATAAGTCGTGATTGATTGGTAAGTCGATTTGAGGTCTGATTATGAGTAGAGATATGTTTGGCTGCTGTAGTATTATTGGAATAAGTATTTTCTGTGTTGGTCGATTCAGGCGAAGACTCTTCAGGTATTACTGTGAAATTTATCTTTAGATTTAATTGAGTAAGAACCTGAGATAAAGCATTTGAATAATATTCAGAAATCCATTCAATAAAGAATTGATTTGGAGCTCCAACTTCTAAAGAACCGTCATCAAGATTAAGTGGTCTTAAAGGACGAAACCAAGCAGTAATCGCATCTTGATTAATTAATTCACTCAGACCGGAAATAATTTTTGACCAGACTTGCTCTTTCAATTCGCTCATCGACTACTTATCCACTTCATAAAAAGTTTTCCACAAAGTTTTCCACAAAACTTAATTTTATAAATGTTTGTAAAATAAAAACTTACCATAAACAAGCTAATTTTTCCACAAATCTATAATAATAATTTTTAATAAATTAACTAATTCTCGTCAACAACTTTCTGTATCGCGCAAATGCTCGCATCAATTTTATTAAAGTTTAGAGTTAAGTCAAGATATTTTTTAATTTTGGGAGTAAAAAATTTTTTCTGTTGCCAAAACCTATTTTGGGAATTGAAAGAATAAATTCGGTTGTTTAATTTTGTCTCTATTTTTTCAATTAATTTTGTGTCTATTTTTTCAATTGGTTCTACTTGGGAAAAGAATATATATGACTTTTCTCTGCTCTCATTTTAAGATATTTAATTAAACCTTGTCTGATTAATCGAGAATTTTGGGTGCGGACCTAAATCTTTTTACCAGCGACTACAGCTTGACCTAATGCAATTCCACCGTCATTGATTGGAACGGTTCGATTAAAATAGACATCAAATCCGGAGTTTTCAAGCAAGGAGACAATGCCGTTAAGAATTATTCGATTCTGAAAGACTCCGCCCGCAAGACAGACCTGAGATATTTTTGTTTGTTGAGATATTTTTTTTACGACTTCAACTGAAGTTTGAATCACCCATTGATGAAATAGATAGGACAACCTATTAGTTTCAACCCCTGAATCTCTTTGTTTAATGAGAAATTCAAAAATTGGTTTTGGTTCAATTATAAAAGTATCATATTGATAAACATCGTGGCTTGGTAAAGAACCTTTATTAGATTGTCTTATTAAATTTTCTTTAGGGTTATTTAAACTCAGCGCTGGTTGATAAATTTGTTTTGAGCGCGAGTCAATACGGTTATTAACTAATGAAATCGAATTTTGAATTATCTCATATCTTATTCTTTCTTTTGTTTTAGTGCTGGATGCAAAATTTATTGCTTCGGCCTCTAAACTTATCGGCGCCTCGGCTTCGTAAGTTTGTAAGGAGCAAGTGCCCAACAGATAAGCGACTGCATCAAATAGCCGTGCAAAACTTGATGTGAATATTTGATTATGAGTAAAAACCTTAGGTCTTTTTTTTAATAACTCTAATTCAATAAGATATGCTTCACAGATCATTTTCGGATTGGTAATTGCGCTATCACCACCAATCAGGGGTAAATATCGTAAATGTGCTAAGCGCTGGTAGTTTTGATAACTGACCAACATAAATTCACTGCCCCAAATATTACCATCAGGACCAAATCCAGTTCCATCAAAACTTAAGCCGATAACCGGAGGTTTTAGATTATGCTCAGCCATAACGCTCACAAGATGGGCAAAATGATGCTGGATTTTTAATAAAGGAATTTTGTGTTTTTCAGCAAATGCTTCAGCCAATCGAAAAGAAACATAATTTGGATGTAAATCACACGCGACAATCTCAGGCTTAATACTAAACCACTTCTGATACTTTGTTAGCATCTCCCAAAAGAAATCGATGCTCTCATTAGAACCAAAATCGCCAATATAAGGACTTAAGTAGACTTTTTTATCTTCACCTAAAGCAAAACAATTCTTTAAGTCAGAACCGAATGCCAAAACTGGTTTTAGATTAACATTTTTTAGTTCAATCGGTGAAGGCACATAACCCCTTGAGCGCCTTATTAAAATTTGCCCCTGATAATTAAATACTACAGAATCATCGCACCGGGATTCAATTTTACGATTATGGTCAAGAATATAATCAACACATTTAGAAAGACGATTTTTTATATCTATAGCATTTGTGATAATCGGTGCATCTTTAGGGTTAGCACTGGTCATTACTAGTACTTTTAATTGACCAGAAGTTTTTTTTATAGTTTTATGCTTGTTATTGCCGAATGTTTCATGTGAAACATTTTTAGTCTCAAATAATAGTTTATGTAGTGGTGTATATGGTAACATTATGCCTAAATAAGCATTATTGGGCGCAACAGATTCTGCTATTTTTAATTTAGGATTTAGGCGCTTTTTTAGAAGCACGATTGGTGCAATATTAGATTTCAGCAAATTTTCTTCTTCTTTGTTAATAGTGCATAATTGCTTTATAGTCTTAATGTCTTTGCACATTAAGGCAAAAGGTTTTCGGGGTCGATTTTTTCTTTTTCTTAGTCTTCGGACTGCGGATTCATTTTGAGCATCAACTGCTAAAAGAAAACCGCCAATAGATTTTATACATAGTATTTTTCCTTGGTTTAATAATGAGACTGCCTTTTTAATAATTTCTTGGGAGTTTGCTTTTTTAATACCGAGAAGTTTGATTTTTTCTTGGCTTAGTAATGAGATTTCGTTTTTAATAATCTTTTGGCTGTTTTCTTTTTTAATCGTAAGTGGTTGGGAAATCGGGCTTAGGGTAAGATGGGGTCCACAGATATGGCAGGCATTAGGTTGGGCGTGGAATCTTCGGTCCTGAGGATTTTTATACTCTTTTTCGCAATCCGGACACATCTTAAACATAGCCATTGTCGTTCGAGGTCGGTCATAAGGGGTATCTAAGATTATGGAATACCTTGGTCCGCATTGCGTGCAGTTAGTAAAAGGATAATAAAACCGACGGTTTTTAGGCATTAGGATTTCAGCAATACATTCCTGGCAGATTGCTAAATCAGGCATTATGGAGACAGCACAGATATTGTTTTTAGTTTTAGGTTGACTGGCAACAATAGTAAAATCTGTATAGATTTTTGTATTGATTGATTTTACAATAATGCTGTCAATTTTGGCTAATTTAGGCGGCGAGGTTTTTAGGATACTTAAAAATTTTCGGCTATTTTTTCCTTGGCAGAAAATTAAGACACCTTGTTTTGTGTTTTTGACTATACCACTAAGATTTAATTTTTTAGCAACATTATAAACATAGGGTCTAAAACCAATACCTTGAACCTGTCCTTTAACTAAAATTGAGAGAGTTTTCATTTGAGAATAGAGTAGTTGTTCGCTAAAAGAATGCTTTTAATTCTTGGATTAGGTGTGATTTGATTCTTGTGTTTTGATTTGAAGTCTTCAAAGTTTGGGAGAACGGTCACAAAACCGTTCTTCTCCAAAAGGTGAGCAATTTTATTCTTATGTTTTGATTTGAAGTCCTCAAAGAGTAAGTCCTTGGTGGCAATAATGCGAAACCGGGTTAGGTATATTTTATTCTTAGGTTTTAAGTGGTTTTTTTTGGGCTGCAGGAAACAAGACATTGTTTAATATTAGTCGATAGCCAGGAGAGTTTTTATGCAATTCTAAATTAGTCTGAGGGTCGCCAATGCGATGTGCGAAATCTTCAGGGTCATGACCACCTAAAAAAGTAAATGTGCCTTTACCAAATTTTCCGTGGATGTATTTAACTTCTTCGGTATTAGGAACTTCACCTAATATCAAGACATTTTTCTTTATTTTATCTCGCCGGAATCCGCAGTTTTGTCCCAGAAATTCTTTGACCAAAGCAACATGGTTTTGAACCAGCATTGTTGGAACTGGGTCATACTTAGCCGAAAAATCGAAGAGCGAGAAGTAGACATTTGGTCCCCGAGCCGAAGATTCAATATAGGTATCAATATCAGAATGTTCATAGACATAAGGGTCAATGACGACAGTGAAATTTTCAAATGCCAAACAGTTAGCATAATTGAGTTTAGACATATAATTAGGGTCAACCGGGTCGCCATCAAACTCCTTAGGAACGATGTCTGTATTTTCTGCGGCCAAAGCGATATCAGGAGTATCAGTCGAAGAACACATTGCAAAGACCATCCCACCATCTTCTATATACTTTTTAATCTCTTTTACTACTGCCAATTTTAATTTAGATACTTTTTTGAATCCCAATGACTTAGCCATAGCAGTATTCAATATAACATCTTCTTGATACCAGTCGGCATGTCCGTGTCCTGCGAGAAATTTGCCATATTGTCCAGTAAAGTCTTCGTGGTGTAGGTGAAGCCAGTCGTATTCTTTTAATTTGCCTTGGAGCACTTCTTTATCCCAGATGCGGTCATAAGGTATCTTGGCGTATTCTAAGGCTAGTCTTACTGCGTCGTCCCAGGGCTCGTGATTTGGTGGCACATAGACCGCAATTTTGGGTGCTTTTTCTAAAAGCATTGCGTCCATATTCTCTTTTTCAATTGTCTGTCTAATGGTTATTTCTTGGCTGGGAGAGATTACTTCATAACGAACACCCCGAAGATTGCAAAGTTTTCTAATTGCTGGATTGTCAGCCATCAGAAACGAACCGCCTCGATAATTCAATAACCACTCAACATTTTCACCTGCTAAAAGACAATTATACGCAATTCCATAAGCCATTAAATGGTCGGTTTGAGTCAAGTCCATAGGAATCAATATCTTAGCATGGGTAAAAGTAAAAGAAAGAAAGGTTGAGAAAAGAAGGATTAATTTAGTGGTTCTGTGCATATTTTAGCTTGTGTCTCATTATTATAGTAATTATAGTAATTGTTTTGTTGGTTCTGTTTGTATTTTAGCCTTGTGTTTATTCTCATTGTATTGTTTTGTTGGTTCTGTTTATATTTTAGTCTTGTGTCACATTATTGTAGTAATTGTTTTTATTGGTTCTGTTTGTATTTTAGCCTTGTGTTTCATTATCTGTAGTAACATTTATTAATTCTATTCGTATCTTATCTCAATTTTATTCGTATCTTATTACAGCATTAATCGTCCTACCG encodes the following:
- a CDS encoding carbamoyltransferase HypF, giving the protein MKTLSILVKGQVQGIGFRPYVYNVAKKLNLSGIVKNTKQGVLIFCQGKNSRKFLSILKTSPPKLAKIDSIIVKSINTKIYTDFTIVASQPKTKNNICAVSIMPDLAICQECIAEILMPKNRRFYYPFTNCTQCGPRYSIILDTPYDRPRTTMAMFKMCPDCEKEYKNPQDRRFHAQPNACHICGPHLTLSPISQPLTIKKENSQKIIKNEISLLSQEKIKLLGIKKANSQEIIKKAVSLLNQGKILCIKSIGGFLLAVDAQNESAVRRLRKRKNRPRKPFALMCKDIKTIKQLCTINKEEENLLKSNIAPIVLLKKRLNPKLKIAESVAPNNAYLGIMLPYTPLHKLLFETKNVSHETFGNNKHKTIKKTSGQLKVLVMTSANPKDAPIITNAIDIKNRLSKCVDYILDHNRKIESRCDDSVVFNYQGQILIRRSRGYVPSPIELKNVNLKPVLAFGSDLKNCFALGEDKKVYLSPYIGDFGSNESIDFFWEMLTKYQKWFSIKPEIVACDLHPNYVSFRLAEAFAEKHKIPLLKIQHHFAHLVSVMAEHNLKPPVIGLSFDGTGFGPDGNIWGSEFMLVSYQNYQRLAHLRYLPLIGGDSAITNPKMICEAYLIELELLKKRPKVFTHNQIFTSSFARLFDAVAYLLGTCSLQTYEAEAPISLEAEAINFASSTKTKERIRYEIIQNSISLVNNRIDSRSKQIYQPALSLNNPKENLIRQSNKGSLPSHDVYQYDTFIIEPKPIFEFLIKQRDSGVETNRLSYLFHQWVIQTSVEVVKKISQQTKISQVCLAGGVFQNRIILNGIVSLLENSGFDVYFNRTVPINDGGIALGQAVVAGKKI
- the cysK gene encoding cysteine synthase A, with the translated sequence MLENFIRTEPISTVLDAIGNTPLIELNIKYENENWRIFAKLEFLNPTGSIKDRIAKYVIEQAESRHELSPNSIIVEATSGNTGISFAMVCAVKGYKCIIVMPENVSIERQKILTMLGAEICLTPQEEFYQGALTRTRKIADNNPKVFLPKQFENPEDIACHYKTTGEEISKQMENKRIDAFVAGVGTGSTLTGVGRKLKEINPECKIIAVEPEESAVLTGCKKPMPHQIFGIGTGFVPALVDINLIDWCEPIKSIDAVKMAREICQKSGMMVGVSSGANVLGAINVLKKIGKDKIVVTVLPDRSERYFSTELYQGKKDVIIRNCRQGCENPFCID
- the dnaA gene encoding chromosomal replication initiator protein DnaA is translated as MSELKEQVWSKIISGLSELINQDAITAWFRPLRPLNLDDGSLEVGAPNQFFIEWISEYYSNALSQVLTQLNLKINFTVIPEESSPESTNTENTYSNNTTAAKHISTHNQTSNRLTNQSRLIERYTFDNFIIGESNRFAYAACKAVATAPAKTYNPLFIYGGVGLGKTHLLHAIGNYVKNNNPQAKICYTPAELFFLDLIQSIQERNQFAFNNKYRNLDLLLIDDIHYLKGKERLQEEVFHLFNYLQGMGKQIVFTSDRPPREIPTLEERLVSRLLSGLVCDLKPPDLETRIAILNNKAKTESINIDPEIIYFIAENIKTNIRELEGCLIRLAGYASLTNTPLTLDVCKQVLSDLHITYEKPKPLKIIDVVAKQFGVTVEQLQSKERTANLALGRQVAMYLLRTLLGMSLKEIGSIFGGKDHSTVIHAIEKITELKKSNPDIAQKIQKVLMLINGG
- a CDS encoding asparagine synthetase B; protein product: MHRTTKLILLFSTFLSFTFTHAKILIPMDLTQTDHLMAYGIAYNCLLAGENVEWLLNYRGGSFLMADNPAIRKLCNLRGVRYEVISPSQEITIRQTIEKENMDAMLLEKAPKIAVYVPPNHEPWDDAVRLALEYAKIPYDRIWDKEVLQGKLKEYDWLHLHHEDFTGQYGKFLAGHGHADWYQEDVILNTAMAKSLGFKKVSKLKLAVVKEIKKYIEDGGMVFAMCSSTDTPDIALAAENTDIVPKEFDGDPVDPNYMSKLNYANCLAFENFTVVIDPYVYEHSDIDTYIESSARGPNVYFSLFDFSAKYDPVPTMLVQNHVALVKEFLGQNCGFRRDKIKKNVLILGEVPNTEEVKYIHGKFGKGTFTFLGGHDPEDFAHRIGDPQTNLELHKNSPGYRLILNNVLFPAAQKKPLKT